Proteins co-encoded in one Arthrobacter globiformis genomic window:
- the rpsI gene encoding 30S ribosomal protein S9, with protein MAQNDELTTEAVEAEENLTSYTSESSAAEAAPKKERPALTVAGAAVGRRKEAVARVRVVPGSGKWIINGRELSNYFPNKLHQQDVNEPFKILDLEGAYDVIARIHGGGPSGQAGALRLGIARSLNEIDVENNRATLKKAGYLTRDARVIERKKAGLKKARKAQQYSKR; from the coding sequence GTGGCTCAGAACGATGAACTGACCACCGAAGCCGTTGAGGCTGAGGAAAACCTGACCAGCTACACCTCGGAAAGCAGCGCCGCTGAGGCTGCCCCGAAGAAGGAGCGCCCGGCACTGACCGTTGCCGGCGCAGCTGTTGGCCGCCGCAAGGAAGCCGTTGCACGCGTTCGCGTTGTGCCGGGCTCCGGCAAGTGGATCATCAACGGCCGCGAGCTGTCGAACTACTTCCCGAACAAGCTGCACCAGCAGGACGTCAACGAGCCCTTCAAGATCCTCGATCTCGAAGGCGCCTACGACGTCATCGCCCGCATCCACGGCGGTGGCCCCTCCGGCCAGGCCGGTGCACTGCGCCTCGGTATCGCCCGTTCGCTGAACGAGATCGACGTCGAGAACAACCGCGCCACCCTGAAGAAGGCCGGCTACCTCACCCGTGACGCCCGCGTCATCGAGCGTAAGAAGGCCGGTCTCAAGAAGGCACGCAAGGCTCAGCAGTACTCCAAGCGCTAA
- the rplM gene encoding 50S ribosomal protein L13, translating to MRTYTPKPGDINRQWHVIDATDVVLGRLASQTATLLRGKHKPTFASHMDMGDFVIIINAEKVALTGAKLEQKRAYRHSGFPGGLTSVNYAELLESNPVRAVEKAIKGMLPKNSLAAQQLSKLKVYRGAEHPHAAQQPKTFEITQVAQ from the coding sequence GTGCGTACGTACACCCCGAAGCCCGGCGATATCAACCGCCAGTGGCACGTCATTGACGCCACCGACGTTGTCCTGGGTCGTCTTGCCAGCCAGACCGCAACACTGCTGCGCGGAAAGCACAAGCCGACCTTTGCGTCCCACATGGACATGGGCGACTTCGTCATCATCATCAACGCTGAAAAGGTTGCCCTCACCGGCGCCAAGCTGGAGCAGAAGCGCGCATACCGCCACTCCGGTTTCCCGGGCGGCCTGACCTCCGTCAACTACGCGGAACTGCTTGAGTCCAACCCGGTCCGCGCCGTTGAGAAGGCCATCAAGGGCATGCTCCCGAAGAACTCCCTCGCTGCCCAGCAGTTGAGCAAGCTGAAGGTCTACCGTGGCGCCGAGCACCCCCACGCAGCCCAGCAGCCCAAGACTTTCGAAATCACCCAGGTCGCCCAGTAG
- a CDS encoding prepilin peptidase, whose amino-acid sequence MSSAGIAASAGPFFAVAIGLLGILLSPLAELLIALTLPRLGGLPGVRARITTSSLTGALFAALALRFGMEWSLPAFLLLAVLGVQLARIDVAHHLLPNPLVLTLLVAGLALLFLGSSVTAEWAELLRAAAGAAVLFVVFLILALISPNGIGMGDVKLAAPLGLYLGYLGWSQLFYGGALGFVLGGILSVVLIRLKHANLHSEVAFGPSMLAAALGTVLLAS is encoded by the coding sequence GTGTCTTCAGCAGGTATCGCCGCCAGTGCCGGGCCGTTCTTTGCCGTTGCCATCGGACTCCTTGGCATTCTACTGAGCCCACTTGCTGAACTCCTCATCGCCCTCACCCTCCCCCGCCTCGGCGGACTGCCGGGCGTACGGGCCAGGATTACGACGTCGTCACTCACCGGAGCGCTCTTCGCCGCCCTTGCGCTGCGGTTCGGAATGGAGTGGTCACTGCCGGCTTTTCTTCTGCTGGCCGTCCTCGGCGTGCAACTGGCACGTATTGATGTGGCGCACCATTTGCTGCCGAATCCCCTCGTGCTAACGCTGCTGGTGGCCGGCCTGGCACTCCTCTTCCTGGGCAGCTCCGTCACCGCAGAGTGGGCCGAACTGCTCCGCGCGGCGGCAGGGGCCGCCGTCCTGTTCGTTGTTTTCCTGATCTTGGCCCTGATTTCGCCTAACGGCATCGGCATGGGCGACGTCAAGCTTGCCGCTCCGCTGGGCCTTTACCTGGGTTACTTGGGGTGGAGCCAGCTGTTCTACGGCGGAGCACTCGGCTTCGTACTGGGCGGGATTTTGTCCGTCGTTTTGATTAGGCTAAAACACGCCAATTTGCACTCGGAAGTTGCTTTTGGCCCGTCGATGCTGGCCGCTGCCCTGGGCACTGTTTTGTTGGCATCCTAA
- a CDS encoding type II secretion system F family protein, with protein sequence MDTAPGLSEYVLATLEQATGAVWICGMDIPSIRALRTGFQILAALGLLPEKRHANQRIMPKGYAAWLDRQLAGAGRPNGWPLARLIMVKPLLAFVGAVTGYLFFARSPSAQRFLILLGLTALCYFTPDLLVRNRAQKRREAIRLELPIALDHMLISVQAGLGFEAAMGRAGTNGDGPMAEELIRTLQDIQVGRSRKDAYLALAERVDVADVRSFIRAVVQADAYGVAIAGVLKTQAEDMRIKRKQRAEEHAMKMPVKMLFPLIFFILPTLFIVVLGPTVMSIISMFAG encoded by the coding sequence GTGGATACTGCACCTGGACTCAGTGAATACGTCCTGGCCACGCTGGAGCAGGCCACTGGTGCCGTCTGGATCTGCGGTATGGACATTCCCAGTATTCGGGCTCTCAGGACAGGCTTCCAGATCCTGGCCGCACTCGGACTGCTCCCGGAGAAACGGCACGCCAACCAGCGCATCATGCCGAAGGGCTACGCTGCGTGGCTGGATAGGCAGCTCGCCGGTGCCGGCCGGCCCAATGGCTGGCCGCTGGCGCGGCTCATCATGGTCAAGCCACTGCTTGCCTTCGTGGGCGCCGTGACCGGATACCTGTTCTTTGCCCGCAGCCCGTCGGCCCAGCGGTTCCTCATTCTGCTAGGCCTCACCGCCCTCTGCTATTTCACCCCTGACCTGCTGGTGCGCAACCGCGCACAGAAGCGGCGGGAAGCCATCCGCTTGGAGCTGCCGATCGCCCTGGACCACATGCTCATCTCAGTCCAGGCCGGCCTCGGGTTCGAGGCCGCGATGGGACGTGCCGGCACCAATGGCGACGGACCGATGGCAGAGGAGCTGATCCGCACCCTGCAGGACATCCAGGTGGGCCGCTCCCGCAAGGACGCCTACCTCGCGCTGGCCGAGCGGGTGGATGTGGCCGACGTCCGCAGCTTCATCCGGGCGGTGGTCCAGGCCGACGCCTACGGTGTGGCCATCGCCGGCGTCCTCAAGACCCAGGCCGAAGACATGAGGATCAAGCGGAAGCAGCGCGCCGAGGAACACGCCATGAAGATGCCCGTGAAGATGCTGTTCCCGCTGATCTTCTTCATCCTGCCCACGCTGTTCATCGTGGTCCTGGGGCCGACGGTGATGAGCATTATTTCGATGTTTGCGGGGTAG